Below is a genomic region from Longimicrobiaceae bacterium.
GCCCCGCTTCTCGGCCGCGCGGCCCAACGCGGCGCACCAGGCCCTGGCCCGCCTGGAGGAGGGCGGCGTCGTCCGGGGCGTCATCACCCAGAACGTGGACGGGCTGCACCACGCCGCGGGGAGCCGGCGGGTGGTGGAGCTGCACGGCTCGCTGGCGTCGGTGCGGTGCCTGGACTGCGGAGGGGGCGTGGGGCGGGACGACTTCCAGGAGCGGCTGCTGGGATCGAACGCGGAGTGGACGGAGCGGCTGAACCGGCGGACGGGCGACGGGGTCGAGGCGGCCCCGGACGGGGACGCGGAGCTCCCTTCCTGGGCGCTGGAGAGCTTCCGCGTGCCCGCCTGCGCTTCGTGCGGCGGCGTCATGAAGCCGGACGTGGTCTTCTTCGGGGAGAACGTCCCGGCGGGACGGGTGCAGCAGGCCTGGCGCCTGTTCGAGGAAGCCGACGCGCTGCTCGTGGCGGGCTCGTCGCTGACGGTGTACTCCGGCCGGCGGTTCATCTACCGGGCCCGGGACGAGGGCGTGCCGATCGGCATCGTCAACCTCGGCCCCACCCGCGCCGACGAGGCGGCGGCCGCGAAGGTGGAGGGGCGGCTCGGAACCGTCCTGCCCCGTCTGGCGGAGGCGCTCCTCGCCTAGCGGCCCGCCGGGCGGCTTCACGGCTCCGCAGGCGCTCGGAAACCGGTCCGGGTGGTATCGGACACCTTGTGCGGCAGCAGGGGGTGTTTCTCCGCCCCGGATCTCGCTATATTGTGGATGGCCCAGCACTCACGGGCCTCCTTCCGGCCCTCTCCCCCGGCGGCCACATGCAGCGTCCAACGCTTTCTCGCTGGCGGCGTCTCACCCCGCTGCTCCTCCCACCCCTGGTCGTGGTGGCGTTCGCCCTGCTCCTGCACGACGCCATCCAGCGCCGGCGCCACAGCGCCGAGCTGGTGCGGCAGACGCAGGGCACCGTCGCGCTCCTGAACCAGCTCCAGGTGCGGCTGGTGGACGCGGAGGCGGGCCAGCGCGGCTTCCTGGTGGCCGCCGACGAGGACGAGCTGCAGCCGTACCTCGGGGCCGCGCGCGACGTCTGGTCGAGCTTCGCCTCGCTCCGCGGCGCGATGGGCGCCGACGACCCGCGGCTCACCGAGCTCGGCTCCCTGCTCGACCTGCGCCTGGCGCTCCTGGAGACCGGCATCACCATCCGCCGTACGGCCGGGTTCGAGGCGGCGCGCGACTTCGTGGCGACGGGGCAGGGCCGGGAGGTGTCGGTCGAGGTGCGCGGGATGCTGGACTCGCTCCGCACCGAGCAGGCGAGGGTGCTGGCGGAGCGCGACGCGCAGGAGGAGCGCCGCGCGCGGGGGGTGCTCTGGATCCTCTTCGGCGGCGCGGGGCTGGTGATCGGCGTGGCGCTGCTCACGGACCGGCTCCTCTCCGGGTACGCGGGCGAGCTGGAGCGGATGAACGACGAGCTGGAGCAGAGGAACCGCGACGTCACCGACCAGGCCATGGAGCTGGAGCTGCAGGCGGAGGAGCTGCAGAGCCAGTCGGCGCACCTGCAGGAGACGCTCTCGGAGCTGGAAGCGGCGAACGAGGAGCTGATGATCCAGCGCACGCACCTCGAGGAGGTCTCCGCCGAGCTGGAGGCCTCGAACGACGAGCTGCTCACGGCCAACGCGGCGCTGCAGGACCGTACGGCGGAGGCGGTGGAGGC
It encodes:
- a CDS encoding NAD-dependent protein deacetylase is translated as MTTITSPPGLEALPALLDLLRGRRVVVLAGAGCSTESGIPDYRGPEASLRPRTPIQYQEFVRSEAARVRYWARSTVGWPRFSAARPNAAHQALARLEEGGVVRGVITQNVDGLHHAAGSRRVVELHGSLASVRCLDCGGGVGRDDFQERLLGSNAEWTERLNRRTGDGVEAAPDGDAELPSWALESFRVPACASCGGVMKPDVVFFGENVPAGRVQQAWRLFEEADALLVAGSSLTVYSGRRFIYRARDEGVPIGIVNLGPTRADEAAAAKVEGRLGTVLPRLAEALLA
- a CDS encoding ATP-binding protein gives rise to the protein MQRPTLSRWRRLTPLLLPPLVVVAFALLLHDAIQRRRHSAELVRQTQGTVALLNQLQVRLVDAEAGQRGFLVAADEDELQPYLGAARDVWSSFASLRGAMGADDPRLTELGSLLDLRLALLETGITIRRTAGFEAARDFVATGQGREVSVEVRGMLDSLRTEQARVLAERDAQEERRARGVLWILFGGAGLVIGVALLTDRLLSGYAGELERMNDELEQRNRDVTDQAMELELQAEELQSQSAHLQETLSELEAANEELMIQRTHLEEVSAELEASNDELLTANAALQDRTAEAVEANQAKSDFLATMSHELRTPLNAIAGYTDLIALGIHGPVSEAQQKALGRIQRNHEYLLSLINDVLNFAKLEAGRLEVRVADLPVAQVLAGVEDVISPLVRAKELHYACDPCEPGLRLRGDRDRIDQVLINLVTNAIKFTEAKGHVQVHCDADEERVRIHVTDTGRGIPAEKLEAIFDPFVQVGRECSGKQQGVGLGLAISRELAQAMQGDLTVRSEEGKGSTFTLSLLRGRRVVPGSIFSPGAGDAAAPAAEWSDSPPAAAADAG